GCGCATTTTTGCCCAGTTCAATTCCCGTTTTATCTGGCCATCTTCTGAGACTTGCAGTCTACCTGTCATACCTTCCACGCTAAAACCTGGGAATGCGCGCATCTGGGCCAACTGACCGATCAGTTGGTAGGCGTCGAGTCCAAGGGCGAATAGGCGCTGCTCAGAGGCGCTGCGCTGAGGCCACAGAGCCTTACTGGCGTCACGGGTACTTGATTGCTCTTCGGAGGCTGGCAGTAACAGGGGGATCTCACTGAACATCACGCCAGTTAATTCCCGTGCCTGACCTTGTGCCAAGCTTTTTTCATGGCTGCGAGAGCTGGCATAGATCGGCAGTTGGTCCGCAAACGGACTGACGGTGACATCGACAAAAGGCTTGAGTAGGCGTGTCTCTATTGGGTTGGAGAACAGGTAGACGGCATCTAAGTCTCGGCGACTGCGCGGCTCAACTTCCAACTTAGAGCCGAATAGCCCTTTCATATGTCGGATCCGAGCCTGACTCTCGTTAACCCCGAGCGCTTGTTCGACCATTTTCTGCATCGCTTTGCGGTCACTGTAATAACGCACCTCAACACTCTGCTTGGTGTCATCATTTGGATCAAGCTGATTGCTGCTGACTAACTGCATCCAGCTCTCTTCAAACGCAGCAGCAATGCGACTACCTAAACCGCCCTTAGGCAGTAATAGTAAGGGGTAACGGTGGCCGTCATTCCACATTCGTTGGGCAGCCTGTACGGCTTCATCCTCTGGTGCCAACGGGAAGAAAAATAGCGATGCGTTGTCCACTGCACCGTCGATACGGTTTAGTGCGAGTAGCGGAGTGGTTAATGTGGCTTCGCTGAGCAATGTCTCAACGTTACCTTTTAGCAACGGGCCGATAATAAAGTCGCTTGCAGCGAGTTGGGCCTGTTCCAGCGCCTGCAGTGCGCCTTCCGCTGCCGTATCATAAAATGTCACTGTTAGGTCTGGCATGGCTGTCTTCAGGTAGCCAAATACCATGCCATCACGTATCGCCTCACCTTGGCTCTTAAAGCGTCCAGTGAGTGGCAGCAAAACGCCAATCCGTTTTGGCGTGAATGGACGGGTTTCTAGTGCGGTTTGCAGTTCCAACGGCAGGCTGGCTGCTGCGGGGTGATTGGGGAACTCTATGCGCCACTGCTCTAGGGCATCGATCATCGCAGCCGGGTGGGTTGACATGGTTTTGGTCAACGCCATTAGTCGTAACCAGCCAGTAAAGGCGTCTGGTGGCGGCGCTTGCTCAAAAGTTTGTAGCGAGAAGGGGGTCAGAGGCTTGAGATAGCTCCAGATATAACTGTGGTTTTCCACCTGCTGTTCTGGATCCAATGAAGGATCGAGTTGCACCAGTGATCTGGCGGCTTCGACCCGGTTGCCACGGGCCAATTGAGCGCGAGCTAGCAGTTGATAGGTGCGCAACTTATCTTCGCTACTCAGCTTATCTTTCTTGATTGAGCCTAGGATCTCAATGGCTTGATCTGGTGCGCCGCGATAGATAGCGAACTCGGCACCTAACAGTGTGTACTCCAGTCGTTGATCATCGCGCGAAAGTGGGATCTCAATGTTGCCATAGACTGAGCGGGCTAACTCCAGTTGACCTTCAAGCAAGTGGGCGCGTGATGCCAACAGTTGATAGGCTTGGCGAGCCGCTCCTGATGTCTCTTGTGCTTTGAGTAAATAGTCGGCAGCGGGTGCCGTTGGCACCCCTACGGCAACGATGGCAACCTCTTCGGGTTTAGGATCCGGTTTTGGTGTCGGAGCACAGGCCGCAATGGTGAAGAGAATGGCAAGTGGCCAGCTTAGGCGTGGTAGAATACTCATCAGGTTAGGTTACCGGTCTCGTCTAGTAGGCGTAACTTTAATTTAAGTGGGCTTAGTGTACCTTTACCCTTTCATCTTAACAAACAACGGAAAACAGCCCAATGAGCTTAGCGAGTGCACTCTATATTGTCCCTACTCCCATAGGTAACCTAGGAGACATGACACAGCGGGCCATTGAAGTGCTGACAGCAGCGGATCTGATTGCCGCTGAGGACACCCGCCATAGCCGACGTTTATTGGATGCTTACAGCATCAGTGGCCATCTTTGGTCGTTGCATGAGCACAATGAACGGGCGCGCAGTGCTGCGATTATCGAAAGGGTGCAGGCTGGGCAAATTGTCGCGCTGATATCTGACGCTGGCACACCCCTGATTAGTGACCCCGGTTATCCTTTGTTGCGTGCTTGTCGTGATGCTGGTGTCAATGTGATCCCTTTGCCTGGGCCATGTGCAGCAATTACGGCGTTAAGTGCAGCCGGTTTGCCAACCGACAGATTTAGTTTTGAAGGCTTTTTGCCTGCCAAATCTGGTGCACTGAACAGTCGCCTCGATGGATTGGCAAAAGAGCCTCGCACCATGGTGTTTTATGAGTCACCACGACGGGTGCTAGTGACCTTGACCGCGATGATTGAGCATTTTGGTGCCGAGCGTGAGGCGACATTGGCAAAAGAGCTAACCAAGCGCTTTGAATCGGTTGTCCAATCGACTTTAGCTGGCTTAATTGACTGGTTAGAGGCTGAGCCAGAGCGTCAGCAGGGCGAGTTTGTTTTGGTGATTGGGGGCTATCAGGTGCCAGAGGGGGAGGGCTTGCCTGCGGAAGCTGAGCGTTGGTTAGCGCTTCTTATCGCTGAGTTACCATTGAAGAAAGCAGCCGCTTTGGTCGCTGAAATGTACGATGTGAAGAAGAAGCTGGTTTATGACCTGGGTTTGAAGTTGCAGGGTCGCTAGCTGAAACCGCGCAACTCTGCTAGACTCCGCCGCCGGAGTTGGCCAGATGATCGCCGCCGTTATTTATAGCGGGGGAGGAAAGTCCGGGCTCCACAGGGCAGGGTGCCAGGTAACGCCTGGGCGGCGCAAGCCGACGACTAGTGCAGCAGAGAGTATACCGCCGATGGCTTTTATCTTCGGATAATCGCACAGGTAAGGGTGAAAGGGTGCGGTAAGAGCGCACCGCGCGGCTGGTAACAGTTCGTGGCACGGTAAACTCCACCCGGAGCAAGACCAAATAGGCTTCCTTACGGTATGGCCCATATCGGAAGCGGGTAGGTTGCTTGAGCCTGTGAGCGATTGCAGGCCTAGAGGAATGATCATCCACGACAGAACCCGGCTTATCGGCCAACTCCCCCAACTTTTCTCTCGCCCCATCAGGGGCGAGTGATGGCGCAAAATAACCACTTTTTGCCTGATGCCTCTCTCTTCTCTCTGATTTCAGCACTGGAAAAATAATTTTTGGGCTGGAACGGCATTTCACCACCACTTTTATCCACTTTATCAACGGCTTTCGATTTTGCTACAAAAACCCCATGGTGACTGGCCTCACAGCATGGTAGTGACTGCTTGACAAGGGTTGTTTACCCCCCCTACACTTTAGCACCGTGGGGGAAAGTGGATAATTGTGGATCTAAAGGCAATATAACAGGGAGCCAATCTGATCATGTTTCGCGGTGCTAATGCCATCAATCTTGACAGCAAAGGTCGCCTTGCGATGCCAACTCGGTATCGTGAGACCCTTATGCAACGCTGTCAGGGACAACTGGTTTGCACTATCGATATCAAAGATCCTTGTCTATTGCTCTATCCGTTGCCGGCTTGGGAAGCGATTGAGCTCAAGTTGCAACAACTCTCCAGTATGCACCCCGCCGAAAGGCGCATGCAGCGCTTGCTGCTTGGTTACGCCACCGAAGTAGAAATGGACAAAAATGGCCGTTTACTACTCTCCGCACCACTGCGTCAGCACGCCAATTTGGATAAAAAGCTGATGCTGGTGGGCCAGCTCAATAAATTTGAGATCTGGGATGAACAGACCTGGGCAGATCAGGTTGAAGCGGATAAAGAACTCGAGCTGTCGGGCACTGAACCATTCAGTGAACGACTGCAGGATTTCTCTCTCTAACTAGAGGCAATGGCATTGGTGCATGAAACCGTATTACTGCGCGAAGCGGTAGACGGACTGGCAATTAAACCTGATGGGATCTACGTTGACGGCACATTTGGCCGTGGCGGACATTCCCGTGCCATTCTTTCACAGCTTGGCCCCCAAGGCCGCCTGCTTGCTATCGATCGTGACCCCACCGCGATCGCTGTGGCTGAGCAGTTCGATGACCCCCGTTTCGAGATTATCCACGGCACTTTCTCCCAAATTGCGGCCTATATGGATGAACGAGATCTGAGCGGTAAAATCGATGGTGTGCTGCTGGATCTCGGCGTGTCATCTCCGCAACTCGATGACAGTGAACGCGGTTTTAGCTTTATCAATGATGGTCCGCTGGATATGCGGATGGACAACAGCAGTGGCCAAACAGCAGCAGAGTGGCTGGCTGTCGCGGAAGCAGACGAGATCGTTCGAGTGTTGAAAGAGTATGGCGAAGAGCGCTTTGCTCGCAAAATTGCTCGCGCCATTGTCCATGACCGCGATGAAAAACCGTTTTTACGGACATCACAACTAGCCTCTTTGATTGAGCGTATTACGCCGAATCGCGAAAAGCATAAACACCCTGCAACCCGCAGCTTTCAGGCGATCCGTATTGAGATCAATCAAGAACTCAAACAGATCCACGAAGTGCTTGCTGGAGCGATGGAAGTGTTAGCCCCCTGCGGCAGGTTGTCGGTGATCAGCTTCCACTCGCTGGAAGATCGCATCGTTAAGCAGTTTATGCGCTTGCAGAGTAAAGGGGAGCCGATCCCTCGGGGATTGCCCCTGACAGAAGCCCAGCTGGCGGGGCGCTGTAAATTGAAAACATTAGGTAAGGCGATCAAGCCCAGTGCTGCAGAGGTTGAGGCTAACCCTCGCTCACGCAGTTCAGTGCTACGCATTGCCGAGCGCCTTGAGGTGCCGCTATGACAGATAGCCAGCGCAGCCTCAGCCTATTGGTCTTTCAGGACCTATGGCGGCATAAAGGGTTATTCAGCATGGCGCTGATTAACCTGTGTTGTGCGTTTGCGGTGATCCTAACCGTGCACCACGCCCGTCAAGGCAACATCGTTTTGGAGCAGCTACTGGAGCGTCAGGATCAGCTGAAGGTCGAGTACCGCCATCTGTTGCTGGAAGAGAATTCGTTGGCCGAGCATAGTCGCATTGAGCGCCTTGCAAGCAGCCGATTACAGATGATCAGGCCAAGCCCTGAGTCTGAAAAAGTGGTGAGACTGCCATGAGTAAACAGGCAAAAGCCAATAAGGGACATCAACACTTCGCCTGGCGCTTCTATTGCGTTTTGGGTGCAGTGTCTTTGTTGTTCGTTGCGCTTTTGTCTCGCGCTGCCTATATCCAGGTACTGGATCCGGATCGCTTGCGTATGGAGGGTGATAATCGCTCATTGCGCACCAAGACTGAAATTGTTCAGCGCAGCTTGATCACAGATCGTAATGGCATCGAACTTGCGGTGAGCGTGCCGGTAGAAGCGGTCTGGGTAGATCCAAAAATTCTGTTTGAAAAAGATGGCTTGTCGATGACCCGTCGCTGGCAAGCATTGTGTGATGTGTTAGACCTCGATTTCGATAAAGTGATGGCGAGGATGCAGGGGAGTAAAGGTAAACGTTTTGTTTATCTGCAGCGTCAGCTGTCACCTGCAATGTCTGGCTATGTCGAGAATCTCAAGATCCCGGGGGTTTACCTGAAGTCCGAGTCACGCCGTTTCTATCCTACAGGCGAAGTCAGTGCTCACTTGATTGGTTTTACCGACATTGATGACAGGGGCCTTGAAGGGCTTGAGCGCAGTTATGATGAGTGGTTAACGGGTACCGACGGTAAGCGAAAAGTTCGTAAGGACCGTGGCGGACGGGTGATCGAATCTTTGGAAGTGCTGGAGCAAGCGGAAACGCCCCACGATCTCGTGCTTAGCATTGATCAGCGGATTCAAGCGCTGGCTTATCAAGAGTTGAAGAAAGCCACGGAATATCATCGCGCAACATCGGGATCGGTGGTGGTATTGGATGTGCGGACCGGTGAAGTGTTGGCAATGGTTAATACCCCTTCATATAACCCTAATAACCGCAAAGGCTTGAAGAATCACCGTACCCGTAACCGAGCCGTGACAGATACGTTTGAACCGGGCTCGTCAGTTAAACCGCTGGCCGTTATCAGTGCCTTGGATGCTGGTTCAGTGCAGTCAGATACTGTGGTTGATACGTCGCCTGGTTGGATGCGTATTGGAGGTCGTCAGGTACGAGACTCCCGTGATTATGGTGAGCTGGATTTGGCAGGGATCCTGCAAAAATCTAGCAATGTTGGCGTTAGCAAACTGGCTCTTTCTGTGCCTGTGGAACAGCTGCTTGGCACTTTTTACAGCTTAGGTTTCGGTAGTGATACCGGCTTGGGGCTGCCGGGTGAAAGCAGTGGTGTGATCCATGAGCGCCGTCGCTGGTCGGAATTTGAAGTGGCAACCCTGAGTTTTGGCTATGGATTGACGGTGACCACGTTGCAGCTAGCCCAAGCCTACGCGGTATTAGGAAGCGGCGGTTTATTGCGTCCACTTTCGATTATCAAAACCGATGAGCCACTGCCCGCCAAACGTGTGCTGGATCAGCAGGTTGCCCGCAGTGTTCTCACTATGATGAATGCCGTGACCGAAGAGGGCGGTACAGGTATTGCCGCACAAGTTGCCGGTTATCGCGTATCGGGTAAGACGGGTACCTCAAGAAAAGCGGTGGCCGGGGGGTATGGCGATGACTATGTTGCGTCATTTGCCGGAGTGGCACCTTTGGATAACCCGCGATTAGCGATCGTGGTGGTCGTCAATGAGCCCGCCGGAGATAGATATTATGGCGGTGATGTTGCCGCGCCGGTGTTTGGTAAAGTGATGGCGGGCGCATTGAGGGCGCTCAATATTAGCCCTGATGCGGTGGGGGATAGCCGCATTGCGGTGCTCAGTGGAGGAAAGCCTGATGGCTCAGCTCGCTGAACTGCTCCCAAATTACTCTATTACGTTGCCAGCGATATCGCTGGCACAGATGCATCTGGACAGTCGACAAATTCGTCCTGGTGATCTGTTTGCTGCTATCCCTGGGCATCTGGTTGATGGCCGTGAATATATTGCGAGTGCTTTGACGGCTGGAGCTGCCGCTATTCTGGCCGCGGGCGACGAAGAAGCATTGGTTTGGCACCAGGCAAAAGATGCGGGTGCGGTGCCAGAGATCCGCGTGCCTGATTTAGCACGTCGGTTGCCACAGATCGCTGCCCAGTTTTACGGTGAGCCAGGTCAGCAGATGAAAGTGATTGGTGTCACAGGTACCAATGGTAAATCGTCTGTTTGTTCCATGTGTGCACAGTTGGCACAACTGTGTGATGAACAGGGTGGCGTGGTCGGTACGCTGGGATGGGGCGCGGTAGATCAGTTGCAGCAAACAGCAAATACGACTCCCGACTGCGTTTCTGTGCAACAGATGCTAGCGGCGATGCGAAACGAACAGATGTCATTGGTGGCAATGGAAGTTTCTTCCCATGGCTTAATGCAAGGGCGCGCAGATGCTGTACCTTTCAGCACGGCAATTTTTACCAATCTGTCTCGTGATCACCTTGATTACCATGAAGATATGGCGAGTTATTTTGCCGCTAAGAAGCGCCTATTTTCACTGCCGAGTGTAAAGCGGGCGGTGATCAACGTGGAAGATAGCGAAGGGCGCGTTCTCTTTGCTGAATTGCGCGAGACGCTGGACTGTTGTGTGGTGGGAGATGTCGCCGCGTTGTCCGAACTGGGTTGTGCCCAGTTCATCGCTTATCAAGAGCTGTCTCACTTTTCTGATGGTATGCGCTGTGAGTTATCGAGCCACTGGGGCGAGGCGAGTTTATATCTGCCATTGATCGGTGATTTTAATCTTCGTAATTTTCTTTGCGCTCTCGCGGCTTTGTGCGTTGAAGGTTATGACTTCCAGCAGCTGGTGGCTATGGCGGCAAAGCTACAACCTGCCGCTGGCCGTATGGAACTGATACACAAACCGGGGCATCCTGGCCTGGTGGTTGATTATGCACACACACCAGATGCGTTGGAAAAAGCCTTGGCCGCCTGTCGTCATCATTGCCATGGGCAACTATGGTGCGTATTTGGCTGTGGTGGAGATCGTGACGTTGGCAAACGTCCATTGATGGCGAAAGTGGCCGAGCAGTTGGCTGATCATGTGGTGGTTACCGCGGACAATCCCCGTAGCGAACCGCAGCACCAAATTACCCAAGATATACTGGCTGGATTTGCTTTCCCTGAGCAGATCTCTGTCGTGGAAGACCGCAGCCAGGCAATCGTACAAGCCTTTAGTCAAGCGGCGATGGCTGATCTGATATTGATTGCCGGTAAAGGCCATGAAGATTACCAATTGGTTGGTAAGCAAACCTTGCATCATGATGATGGTTTGGTTGCCCGCCGCTTAATGGAGGAGGCGTTATGATCTCCCTGAAATTGAGCCAGATCGCCAATTCGCTAAATGGGCGTTTAGTCGGTGATGAGCTCACCATTGATAATGTGAGTACCGATACCCGTGCCATTGGCAAAGGCGATCTGTTTGTTGCCCTGAAAGGGTTGCGTTTTGATGCCCATGAATTTGCCGGACAGGCGGTGAGTGATGGTGCTGTGGCCTTGGTCGTGGATCACGAATTAGATCTGCCTGTGCCACAAATTGTGGTGACAGATACCCGCATCGCTTTGGGTGATTTGGGTGCTTTGGTGCGCCGTTCGGTTAATCCGCAGGTAGTCGCTATTACCGGTAGTACAGGTAAAACAACGGTCAAGGAGATGACCGCGGCGATCTTGGCAGAGCAAGGCCAAGTGTTGGCGACCCAGGGCAACTTTAATAACGATATTGGTGTGCCGCTTACCCTGTTACGCCTGACTGAAGATGATCAGTTCGCAGTGATCGAACTCGGTGCCAATCATATTGGCGAAATCGCCTATACCGTTGGGCTAACGGCGCCAGATGTCGCCGTGATAACCAATGCCGGAGCCTCTCATCTGGAAGGCTTTGGTAGTTTGCATGGTGTGGTTAGAGCAAAGGGCGAAATACTGAATGGTATTGAGCAGGGCGGTAATGCCGTGTTGAATTTCGATTCACCGGATCTGGCCTATTGGCAGGGGCGCTGTGGCGAGCACCCTGTTCTCGGATTCTCCATCGACAAGCCTGATGCCACTGTTTTTGCCACCGATATCGATTTTGATAATGAGGGGCGTGCCAGCTTTATATTGAATCTGCCAGCGCAGCAGGCACAGGTGCACTTGACGGTACCTGGTGAGCACAATGTTAGTAACGCTATGGCTGCGGCTGCCGCTTGCTATGGCCTAGGTATCGATGCGCAGACGATCGCCAATGGCTTGGGCCATATGACCTCGGTAAAAGGTCGACTCAATGTGTATCACCCCAGCGATGATATCCGCCTGATTGATGACACTTATAACGCCAATGAAGCGTCGGTCAAAGCGGCGATCAAGTTGCTCGCACGCTACCCCGGTGAAAAGGTATTGGTGCTCGGCGATATGAAAGAGCTGGGGGCGCAAGCGAAAGAGTTACACGAAGGCGTTGGTGTATTTGCTCAGCAACAGGGGATTAGTGCGCTTTACGCTGTGGGCGAACTTAGTGGTTGTGCCGCTGGTCGTCACAGTAACGGCCACCATTTTAACGATAAAGCGCGTTTGGTTGATGCGCTGAGGGAGCTGCTCAATCAAGGTCGTCCGACGACTGTGCTGGTGAAAGGATCTCGCAGCTCAAATATGGATAAAGTGGTTGCGGATCTTCTGCAACGACTGGAACAAGAAAAAGAGATGATAGGAGTTGCAGGATGCTAGTTTGGCTGGCGGAGTACCTGACCCAATACTACACGGGCTTTAATGTCTTCTCGTATCTAACGATGCGGTCGATTTTAGGTGTACTGACGGCACTGGTAATGTCACTGATGATGGGGCCCTGGGTGATCAGAAAACTGCAGTTACTGCAGATCGGTCAGACCGTGCGCGATGATGGTCCGCAGAGCCACTTGTCAAAATCGGGCACGCCGACCATGGGTGGGTTGATGATCTTAGGCTCAGTACTGACCAGTGTTTTGTTATGGGCCGATCTGTCCAATCACTATGTCTGGGTGATGCTGTTTGTGATTGTGTCATTTGGCCTGATCGGCTTGATTGATGATTATCGTAAAGTGGTTCGCAAAGACCCCAAGGGTTTGATCGCCCGTTGGAAGTATTTCTGGCAGTCGGTCGCGGCACTGACCATTGCGGGATTTCTCTATTATAACGCGCAGTTAGATGCTGAAACGGTATTGGTCGTACCCTTCTTTAAGGATGTGCTGCCGCAGCTAGGGCTGTTCTATCTGGTGGTCGCTTACTTTGCGATTGTCGGTACCAGTAATGCGGTGAACTTGACTGATGGGTTAGATGGCTTGGCGATTGTCCCCACGATCATGGTGGCGTCTGCGCTGGCCTTCATTGCTTACCTCACAGGTAACGTTAACTTCTCCGCTTATTTGCAGATCCCATATATCCCCTATACCAGTGAACTGGTGGTGGTCTGTGCGGCCATTGCTGGGGCCGGTATCGGTTTTCTTTGGTTCAATACCTATCCAGCACAGGTGTTTATGGGTGATGTTGGCTCGTTAACCTTGGGTGCCGCTTTAGGCGCCGTTGCTGTGATGGTGCGTCAAGAGTTGGTGTTGATCATCATGGGCGGGGTGTTCGTGATGGAAACGGTGTCGGTGATCCTGCAGGTGGGCTCATTTAAGCTGCGGGGGCAACGTATTTTCCGCATGGCTCCGAT
The Corallincola holothuriorum DNA segment above includes these coding regions:
- a CDS encoding penicillin-binding protein activator, translated to MSILPRLSWPLAILFTIAACAPTPKPDPKPEEVAIVAVGVPTAPAADYLLKAQETSGAARQAYQLLASRAHLLEGQLELARSVYGNIEIPLSRDDQRLEYTLLGAEFAIYRGAPDQAIEILGSIKKDKLSSEDKLRTYQLLARAQLARGNRVEAARSLVQLDPSLDPEQQVENHSYIWSYLKPLTPFSLQTFEQAPPPDAFTGWLRLMALTKTMSTHPAAMIDALEQWRIEFPNHPAAASLPLELQTALETRPFTPKRIGVLLPLTGRFKSQGEAIRDGMVFGYLKTAMPDLTVTFYDTAAEGALQALEQAQLAASDFIIGPLLKGNVETLLSEATLTTPLLALNRIDGAVDNASLFFFPLAPEDEAVQAAQRMWNDGHRYPLLLLPKGGLGSRIAAAFEESWMQLVSSNQLDPNDDTKQSVEVRYYSDRKAMQKMVEQALGVNESQARIRHMKGLFGSKLEVEPRSRRDLDAVYLFSNPIETRLLKPFVDVTVSPFADQLPIYASSRSHEKSLAQGQARELTGVMFSEIPLLLPASEEQSSTRDASKALWPQRSASEQRLFALGLDAYQLIGQLAQMRAFPGFSVEGMTGRLQVSEDGQIKRELNWAKMRNGSAELMPRQATEDEMVTQP
- the rsmI gene encoding 16S rRNA (cytidine(1402)-2'-O)-methyltransferase yields the protein MSLASALYIVPTPIGNLGDMTQRAIEVLTAADLIAAEDTRHSRRLLDAYSISGHLWSLHEHNERARSAAIIERVQAGQIVALISDAGTPLISDPGYPLLRACRDAGVNVIPLPGPCAAITALSAAGLPTDRFSFEGFLPAKSGALNSRLDGLAKEPRTMVFYESPRRVLVTLTAMIEHFGAEREATLAKELTKRFESVVQSTLAGLIDWLEAEPERQQGEFVLVIGGYQVPEGEGLPAEAERWLALLIAELPLKKAAALVAEMYDVKKKLVYDLGLKLQGR
- the mraZ gene encoding division/cell wall cluster transcriptional repressor MraZ is translated as MFRGANAINLDSKGRLAMPTRYRETLMQRCQGQLVCTIDIKDPCLLLYPLPAWEAIELKLQQLSSMHPAERRMQRLLLGYATEVEMDKNGRLLLSAPLRQHANLDKKLMLVGQLNKFEIWDEQTWADQVEADKELELSGTEPFSERLQDFSL
- the rsmH gene encoding 16S rRNA (cytosine(1402)-N(4))-methyltransferase RsmH — translated: MALVHETVLLREAVDGLAIKPDGIYVDGTFGRGGHSRAILSQLGPQGRLLAIDRDPTAIAVAEQFDDPRFEIIHGTFSQIAAYMDERDLSGKIDGVLLDLGVSSPQLDDSERGFSFINDGPLDMRMDNSSGQTAAEWLAVAEADEIVRVLKEYGEERFARKIARAIVHDRDEKPFLRTSQLASLIERITPNREKHKHPATRSFQAIRIEINQELKQIHEVLAGAMEVLAPCGRLSVISFHSLEDRIVKQFMRLQSKGEPIPRGLPLTEAQLAGRCKLKTLGKAIKPSAAEVEANPRSRSSVLRIAERLEVPL
- the ftsL gene encoding cell division protein FtsL, whose protein sequence is MTDSQRSLSLLVFQDLWRHKGLFSMALINLCCAFAVILTVHHARQGNIVLEQLLERQDQLKVEYRHLLLEENSLAEHSRIERLASSRLQMIRPSPESEKVVRLP
- a CDS encoding penicillin-binding transpeptidase domain-containing protein, producing MSKQAKANKGHQHFAWRFYCVLGAVSLLFVALLSRAAYIQVLDPDRLRMEGDNRSLRTKTEIVQRSLITDRNGIELAVSVPVEAVWVDPKILFEKDGLSMTRRWQALCDVLDLDFDKVMARMQGSKGKRFVYLQRQLSPAMSGYVENLKIPGVYLKSESRRFYPTGEVSAHLIGFTDIDDRGLEGLERSYDEWLTGTDGKRKVRKDRGGRVIESLEVLEQAETPHDLVLSIDQRIQALAYQELKKATEYHRATSGSVVVLDVRTGEVLAMVNTPSYNPNNRKGLKNHRTRNRAVTDTFEPGSSVKPLAVISALDAGSVQSDTVVDTSPGWMRIGGRQVRDSRDYGELDLAGILQKSSNVGVSKLALSVPVEQLLGTFYSLGFGSDTGLGLPGESSGVIHERRRWSEFEVATLSFGYGLTVTTLQLAQAYAVLGSGGLLRPLSIIKTDEPLPAKRVLDQQVARSVLTMMNAVTEEGGTGIAAQVAGYRVSGKTGTSRKAVAGGYGDDYVASFAGVAPLDNPRLAIVVVVNEPAGDRYYGGDVAAPVFGKVMAGALRALNISPDAVGDSRIAVLSGGKPDGSAR
- the murE gene encoding UDP-N-acetylmuramoyl-L-alanyl-D-glutamate--2,6-diaminopimelate ligase, whose translation is MAQLAELLPNYSITLPAISLAQMHLDSRQIRPGDLFAAIPGHLVDGREYIASALTAGAAAILAAGDEEALVWHQAKDAGAVPEIRVPDLARRLPQIAAQFYGEPGQQMKVIGVTGTNGKSSVCSMCAQLAQLCDEQGGVVGTLGWGAVDQLQQTANTTPDCVSVQQMLAAMRNEQMSLVAMEVSSHGLMQGRADAVPFSTAIFTNLSRDHLDYHEDMASYFAAKKRLFSLPSVKRAVINVEDSEGRVLFAELRETLDCCVVGDVAALSELGCAQFIAYQELSHFSDGMRCELSSHWGEASLYLPLIGDFNLRNFLCALAALCVEGYDFQQLVAMAAKLQPAAGRMELIHKPGHPGLVVDYAHTPDALEKALAACRHHCHGQLWCVFGCGGDRDVGKRPLMAKVAEQLADHVVVTADNPRSEPQHQITQDILAGFAFPEQISVVEDRSQAIVQAFSQAAMADLILIAGKGHEDYQLVGKQTLHHDDGLVARRLMEEAL
- a CDS encoding UDP-N-acetylmuramoyl-tripeptide--D-alanyl-D-alanine ligase gives rise to the protein MISLKLSQIANSLNGRLVGDELTIDNVSTDTRAIGKGDLFVALKGLRFDAHEFAGQAVSDGAVALVVDHELDLPVPQIVVTDTRIALGDLGALVRRSVNPQVVAITGSTGKTTVKEMTAAILAEQGQVLATQGNFNNDIGVPLTLLRLTEDDQFAVIELGANHIGEIAYTVGLTAPDVAVITNAGASHLEGFGSLHGVVRAKGEILNGIEQGGNAVLNFDSPDLAYWQGRCGEHPVLGFSIDKPDATVFATDIDFDNEGRASFILNLPAQQAQVHLTVPGEHNVSNAMAAAAACYGLGIDAQTIANGLGHMTSVKGRLNVYHPSDDIRLIDDTYNANEASVKAAIKLLARYPGEKVLVLGDMKELGAQAKELHEGVGVFAQQQGISALYAVGELSGCAAGRHSNGHHFNDKARLVDALRELLNQGRPTTVLVKGSRSSNMDKVVADLLQRLEQEKEMIGVAGC
- the mraY gene encoding phospho-N-acetylmuramoyl-pentapeptide-transferase, yielding MLVWLAEYLTQYYTGFNVFSYLTMRSILGVLTALVMSLMMGPWVIRKLQLLQIGQTVRDDGPQSHLSKSGTPTMGGLMILGSVLTSVLLWADLSNHYVWVMLFVIVSFGLIGLIDDYRKVVRKDPKGLIARWKYFWQSVAALTIAGFLYYNAQLDAETVLVVPFFKDVLPQLGLFYLVVAYFAIVGTSNAVNLTDGLDGLAIVPTIMVASALAFIAYLTGNVNFSAYLQIPYIPYTSELVVVCAAIAGAGIGFLWFNTYPAQVFMGDVGSLTLGAALGAVAVMVRQELVLIIMGGVFVMETVSVILQVGSFKLRGQRIFRMAPIHHHYELKGWPEPRVIVRFWIISLILVLVGLATLKVR